The region CCGCGCCGCTTGAGATAGGCCCTCAGCCATATCCAGGACTGAAAATGCGTGGCATGGGGGTCGGCTCCATAGACCGCATCCCAGTTCCGCCGAAGGGCGTCGAATCTGCCCCCGGTATCGATGACGTCAATGCGCATGGTCCCCTCCCAACGACGATGTACCTAAGCTTGGGAGGCTTCATTCTATTCGGAAATGTCAGGCGTCAAATATGCCGTTCGGGTGAGGGTGGGGCATCAATTCGGGCTATGAGGCTCGCAAAAACGCGACAGGCCTGCGCCGGGATCACCGGGCAGGCCTGTCGTTAGTAGGTGGATTGCAGATTTACTCTGCTGGCTGCGGTGTGGTTGTCGGTGCGACTTCACCGATAACCGGCACTTCCTCGCCGCTGAGAACGCGGGCAAGCTGCGCCTCGTCGAGTTCGCCTTCCCAGCGGGCAACGACGATGGTCGCAACCGCATTGCCGACGAAGTTCGTCAGCGCGCGGCATTCCGACATGAAGCGGTCGATGCCGAGGATCAACGCCATGCCTGCAACCGGGACCGATGGTACGACCGACAGCGTGGCAGCGAGGGTGATGAAGCCTGCACCGGTGATGCCCGCTGCACCCTTGGAGCTCAACATCGCTACGAGCAGCAGGAGGATCTGCTCACCGAAGGACAGGTGGATACCCGTTGCCTGCGCGATGAAGAGAGCCGCCAGCGTCATGTAGATGTTGGTGCCATCGAGGTTGAAGGAATAGCCGGTTGGAATGACGAGACCGACGACGGAGCGTTTGCAGCCCGCCTTTTCCATCTTGCTCATCAGGCCGGGAAGGGCTGCTTCGGACGACGATGTGCCGAGAACCAGCAGGAGCTCTTCCTTGATGTAGCGGATCAGCGCGAAGATGGAGAAGCCGTTGTAGCGGCAGACTGCACCGAGCACGACGACGACGAACAGGATCGACGTGAAGTAGAACGTGCCGATCAGCATCGCAAGGTTGGTGACGGACGATATGCCGTATTTACCGATGGTGAACGCCATGGCACCGAAGGCGCCGATAGGTGCAGCCTTCATCAGGATCGCGACGAGCTTGAAGATGGGGTACATCAGCGCGTGCATGAAATCGACGACGGGCTTGCCACGATCGCCCACGATGCCGAGCGAAATACCGAACAGGACCGAGAAGAACAGGACCTGAAGAATGTCACCATCCGCAAACGCGCCGACGATTGTCGTCGGGATGATGTTCATCAGGAAGCCGGTGATCGACTGTTCATGGGCCTTTGCTGCGTAGGTCGCGACGGCAGAACCATCCAGCGTGGCCGGATCGATGTTCATACCAGCGCCCGGCTGGACGACATTGGCAACGATGAGGCCGATGATGAGGGCGAGCGTCGAGAATGTCAGGAAGTAGATCATTGCCTTACCGGCAACGCGACCCACCTTCTTCATGTCGTTCATGCCGGCGATGCCGGTTGCGACGGTCAGGAAGATGACGGGGGCGATGATCATCTTGACCAGACGAATAAAGCCATCGCCCAGAGGCTTCAGCTGTTCGCCAAGCTGCGGGTTGAAATGGCCGAGCGCAATACCGGCGATAATCGCAACGATGACCTGAAAATACAGGTGGCGGTAAAATGGCAATTTGACGTGGCTTGATGCCACGGCGGTGCTATCAATCATTTTTGTTCCTCCTCGGTCATAACCCTGCCTGCTGGCCTCCCGGGTCTGCCGTTCGTGGTTCACGGCCAATGACCGTTCGTTGACGCTTCTTGCAAAGACCGTGCCAAAAACTTGATTGAAATTATAAAGTGTTGAAAAAAAATGATTTTAAATACACTGGCAACAATACAATACTGGCCTGTGCGGATTTCCGCGCGTGATATCTTGCATTCTGTGCGGAAATCCACACATTAAGGTCGAGATATAGAGAAGATATATGAATGCTCGTTTTGAAAATTCGCGGTTCCGTTGGATTGCGTTCGGCGCGATGTGGCTCATCATCGCCTTCGGCGCGTTCGTGGCTGCGGATAAGTTCGGGCGCATTCAGGCGACGAAGACGCTGCTTGCCACCGCCAGCACGGATGGGGAGCTGAAAACGGCGCTTTTGAATGTCGCCTTGGAGCGTCCACGTGTTCTGCCGCTGGTGCTGTCGCGAGACAGGGATATGATCGAAGCGCTGGAGAATGGCGGCGCGACGATCGAGCAGCTAGACCGCAAGCTGGAGGATCTGATCGAGGGTACGCAGGCATCGGTCATCTACCTCACCAATCTCGATGGCGTTACCATCGCCTCCAGCAACTGGCGAACCCCGGAAAGCTTCGTCGGCTCCAACTATGCGTTTCGGGACTACTTCAAACGCGCGCTGGATACAGGCCGGGCGGAGCATTACGCGCTGGGCAATGTCAGCCGAAAGCCTGGGCTTTACATTTCACGCCGTGTGGATGGACCCGATGGCAAAGCGCTGGGTGTCGTCATTGCTAAGGTGGAGTTCAGCCGTCTGGAAGCCGACTGGAACATTGGTGGCCGCCCAGTCTACATCGTCGATAATAACGGCGTGGTGCTGATGACCAGCATACCCGAATGGCGGTTCAAGACGGTGGCGCCGATTGCCGAGGCGCGCCGCAAGTCGATTGCGGAAAGCCTGCAATTCGGCGACGAGCAATTGTCGCTGATGCCGGTCACGACGTTGTCCTCGCCGGGACCGCAGGTGGCGATGGTCAATGTCGAAGCGCCACGGTCTTTACGGGGTGAGTATCTGCGGCTTGAACTGCCGGTGCCGACGACCGAATGGAAGCTGCATTATCTTCAGCCGGTGGACCCGACGGTCAATGCTGCGGTCCGCGAAAGCCGCATCATTGCCGCCGCCAGCCTGATGCCGCTTCTGGCAATTTCTGCGATCTGGCTGCGGCGCAGGCAAAAGGCAGCGGAGGCACGGGCCGCTGCCGAGCAGGACAGGGCAGAGCTGGAACGGCGCGTTCAGGAACGGACCATCGATCTGACCATGGCTCGCGACCGGCTTCAGGCGGAAATTGTGCGGCACGAGCAGACCGCCGAGGAGCTGCAAAGCGTTCAGCACGAGTTGGTCAAAGCCAACCGACTGTCAATTCTGGGGCAAGTGGCGGCGGGCGTGGCGCATGAGATCAACCAGCCGGTGGCCACAATTCGCGCCTTCGCCGATAATGCCCGAGTATTTCTCAAGCGGGATCGCAAACAGGATGCCGATGAGAACCTCGAGAGCATTGCGTCGCTGACGGAACGGATTGGTGTCATCACCAGTGATTTGAAGATACTGGCGCGTAAGGGCCGCACCGCCGCCGAGCCCGTCAGCATTCGCCTCGTCATAGAGGGCGCTGTAGTGCTGTTGCGAAGCCGATTTGCCGGACGCATGGATGCGCTGGATATCAAGCTGCCGGAGGAGACTGTTCTGGTGTCGGGCAGCCGCATTCGGCTGGAACAGATCGTCATCAACCTTCTGCAAAACGCGCTCGAGGCTGTGGAGGACGTTGAGCAGGGGCGTGTCGAGGTACAGACGCAGGTGGTGGGCGATGAGGTGGTGTTGACGATTTCCGACAACGGCCCCGGCATTGCGCAGGATATCCACGAACAGCTGTTTTCCCCCTTCAACACCTCCAAGGAGGGCGGGCTGGGGCTGGGTCTCGTCATATCGCGCGATATCGCCTCGGACTATGGTGGCCGTATCGGAGTCGAAACGGGTGACGGCGGAACGTGTTTTTCTGTTTATTTGAAACGGGCTTGAGATGACGATGAGCGGAACGGTCTATCTGGTCGATGATGACTCGCAACTGCGCAAGGCCATGCGCCAGACACTGGAACTGCATGGCATCCAAGTCACGCCGTTTCCAAAGGCGGAACTGGCGCTGGAGGCTCTGTCCAAAAACTTCGACGGTGTCGTGATCTCGGATGTGCGTATGCCCGGCATGGATGGCCTTCAGTTTTTCGAACGACTGCGCCAGATCGATCCCGATCTGCCGGTCATTCTCATCACCGGCCACGGCGATGTGCCGATGGCGGTGGCCGCGCTGCATGACGGTGCCTATGATTTCATTTCCAAACCCTTCCCTGCCGAACGCATGGTGGAAAGCGCGCGACGGGCGCTGGAAAAACGTCGTCTCATCATGGAAAACCGCGCCCTGAAACTGGCGGCGGTGCAGGCTGAGGACGACCTTCCGCTAATCGGCCAGACACCGGCGATGGAGCGCCTGCGCAACACCCTGCGCCATATCGCCGATACCGATGTCGACGTGCTGGTGGCAGGCGAGACCGGCAGCGGCAAGGAAGTGGTGGCAACGGCTCTTCACAATTGGAGCAAACGCCGCGCCAAGGGCAATTTCGTCGCGCTGAATTGCGGGGCCCTGCCGGAGACGGTGATCGAAAGCGAGCTCTTTGGCCATGAAGCCGGTGCTTTTACCGGTGCGCAGAAGAAACGCATTGGTCGCATCGAACATTCCAGCGGCGGAACGCTGTTTCTCGATGAAATCGAAAGCATGCCGCCCGCAGTGCAGGTGCGAATGCTGCGGGTTCTTGAGATGCGACAAGTATCTCCTGTCGGCTCGAATGAAGAGCGGCCCGTGGACATTCGCGTGGTAGCTGCCGCAAAGGTGGACCTCGGTGATCCACAGCAGCGCGGTGACTTTCGCGATGACCTATATTATCGGCTGAACGTCGTGACTTTATCCATTCCGCCGTTGCGGGAACGACGGGCGGATATTCCGCTGCTGTTTTCGCACTTCGTCAAGAAGGCCTCCGCCCGCTTCGGCATGCCGGTGCCGTCGATTACCTCCACCGTGTCGCGCCACCTGAATGATCACGATTGGCCGGGCAATGTCCGAGAGCTTGGGCATTTTGCCGAAAGGGTTGTGCTGGGACTGGAAGCGACCTCAGAACCGGCTGTCGCGCCAGTCGCGCCGCGCGATGTCTCCGGCACGCTGGCGGAAAGAATGGATCGCGAGGAAGAAAATATCATCCGGGAAGTGCTGGAAAAGCACGAAGGCGATGTTTCCGGAACGATTGCCGCGTTGGGCATCGCCCGCAAGACATTCTACGACAAGCTTCAACGCCACAACATCAGCCGCACCGACTATGTTCAGAAAGGTGCGTAGAGTAATGCCTCCTCAACGCCTGTCGGGCGATGAGGAGGCGATGCCGTTGCGCGATCAGCCTGCCACGCAGAAGTGGTTCTGGCCATCGTAACCCATGTAAGTTCCGGTGCGCGAATTGAAGCTGCCGTAGCGCTGCGAGCAATAGTCGTACCAGGCATTCGTCCATGGCTCGATGGTGCGATATGTTGAGCGAGGCTGGTAGGCCGGGCGGGTGTCGTAAACCGGCTGGGCGCGGTAGACAGGCTGCGCACGATAGACCGGGCGAGGTGCCTGACGGTAGTAATAGTTATCGTCGGGCTCGCTGTATGTGTAGCTTGGCTGATAGGTCTGGTACTGACGCACCGGAGGCTCGTCATAGACGCGCTCATCCGAGTAGCGCGGCTGTGAAAGTGCCGAACCGACTGCCACACCGGCAGCAAGGCCAAGGACGCCACCCAGAAGAGCCGCGTCGCGGTCATGGCGGCGCCACTCGTCGGCTGATGCCGAATTGAGAGGGGCAAGGACTGTTGCGGAGACTGCAAGAGCCAGAAGTGTTTTTGCTGCGAAGGAAGCCATTTTCTTTTTCCATCCAGAAGGCGGCGGGCTGCCAGTTGTTATCTGATGGTTAAGAATTAGCTCTGGCTGGCTGAATGCGGGCTGAATGAATTAAGGCATCACCGTGACGGCATGAAAAGGGCAGAGCGCCCGTCAGCCAGTTATGATCGCTTCAGGTGCAAATGGCGCCATCATGCCGAGATAGGGTTTGTGGACGGGCGATGCGTAGGCGCCGCGCTTTGCCGTCTTGAGCCCCAGCGTTACCAGCCCCTCAGCATGCTTTACCGCCGCAGAAACGCCGTCCACCACGGGCACGCCGAATTCTTCGGAGAGCTTTGCAGCAAGGTCTGCCATACCAGCACAGCCCAGCACGATTGCGTCGGCTCTGTCGTTACGGATCGCAGCGTCTATTTCAAAACGCAGCCGTTCCAGCGCATCCGAATTGGGGTCTTCCAACGAAAGCACCGGAATATCCGCGGCCCGGACCTTGGCGCGATGGCCCATGCCGTAGCGATGGACGAGATGCTCCAGCGGCAGGCGGGAGCGTTCCATGGTGGTCACGACGGTGAACTTCTGCGCGATGAAAGAGGCCGTCGCCACAGCCGCCTCGCAGATGCCGATCACCGGAATATGCGCAAGCGCCCGTGCGGCATCCAGCCCCGTATCATCGAAACAGGCGATGATGGCCGCCTGCGCACCCTCCCGCTCACCCTTGGCGATTTCGGCCAGCAAACCGGGAACGGCGAAGACCTCGTCATAATAGCCTTCGATGGAAACCGGGCCCATTTGCGATGTGGTGGCGATGATGTCAGTGCCGTGGGCCGCAACGCTTCTTGCTGCTATGGCCACGGTTGCTGTCATGGATGCGGTGGTGTTGGGATTGACGATGAGAATGCGCATGATGGCTTGTTCAGACTTTCAACTGGCGTCTGTTCAGATAAACGATGAGACCGAGGGTCGCCGCAATGACCAGCAGCGAGAAGAATGTGGTGACCGCACCCAGCGCGTAGAGAACCGGCGTGGTGACGTTGGTCGTCATGCCGTAGATTTCCAGCGGCAGGGTATTGTAGGTGCCAGCGGTCATCAGCGTGCGGGCAAACTCATCATAGGACAGCGTAAAGCCGAACAGGCCGATGCCGATCAGGCTCGGCGCTATCATCGGCAGGACGACTTCGCGAAATGTCTGCCATGACGTTGCACCCAGATCACGCGCGGCTTCCTCGTAGGATGGCGAAAAGCGGTTGAAGACGGCAAGCATGATCAGCACGCCGAAGGGCAGCGTCCATGTCAGATGTGCCCCGAAGGCAGATGAGTACCACGAGGGCTCCAGCCCGAGTTGCTGAAACAAAACGCCGATGCCTAGAGAGATGATGATCGATGGCACCACTAGGCTGGCGACGGACAGATAAAACAGCGGTGTCGCGCCAACGAATTTGCGGCGAAACGCCAAGCCGGCCAGAAGAGAGACCAGCACGGTCGAGAGCATAACCATGATGCCCAGAGCAAAAGAGCGGCGGAACGAGCCACCGAAATCTCCGACCGCCTGCTGCTCGAACAGATTGCCGAACCAGTGCAGCGACACGCCGTTCAGCGGAAAGGTCAGGCCGCCATTCGGCCCCTGAAAGGCGAGGATGAGAATGGCCGAGAGCGGGCCGTAAAGAAACAGCACGAACAGCGCGAAGAAGAACGCCAGAATATAGAACTCGCGACCGCGTTTTTCAGAGTGCATGTCAAAGCTCCTTCCTGATATCGACGACGCGTAATATGCCAGCGACCATCAGCAGCACGAGTGCCAGCAGGATCACGGCATTGGCAGCGGCAGCAGGATATTGCAGCAACGACATCTGGTTCTTCATCATCAGCGCGACCGACGCGCTTTGCCCGCCGGACATGACCTGAACCGTCGAGAAGTCCGCCATGACAAGGGTGACGACGAAGATGGTGCCGATGGCAATTCCCGGTTTGGCGAGCGGAATGATGACGTTCCAGAGTATCTGCCAGCTCGTTGCGCCTGCGTCCCGTGCGGCCTCTACCAGCGATTTATCGATACGCATCAGCGTGTTGAAAATCGGCGTGACCATGAACAGCGTATAGAGATGCACCATGGCCAGCACCACGGCGAAATCGGAATAGAGCAGCCACTCCACCGGGGCCGGTACGATGCCCATATTGACCAGCGCGCTGTTCACCAACCCGTTTCGACCGAGCACCGGTATCCATGAAATCATGCGGATGATGTTGGAGGTCAGAAACGGCACGGTGCAGATGAGGAACAGCACCATTTGCATTGTGGTGGTGCGAATGTGGAATGCCAGAAAATAAGCAACCCAGAAGCCGCAAAACAGCGTGATGGCCCAGACGATGGCTGCGAACTTCAGCGTGTTGGCATAGGTCTGCCACGTCATCCATGATCCCAGCGTTTCCCCGTAATTGAAGGTCACAAAGCCGGGATACATCTGGGCAAAGTCGTAATCCCAGAAACTGACGATGGCGATCATCAGGATCGGCAGGGCCAGAAAGAAACCGAGGATAAGCGCAAGCGGCGCTGCCTGCAGATAGGCGACGAGTTTCGGGGCAAGCGCAAAGCTGCGGCTTTTCTTGTCCGTCTTTTCACTGACGCCGATCAGTCTCACTGTGACCATGGCCCGTCTCCTCGCTTTACTGGGAAAGGATGCGCGGAGATAAATCCGCGCATCCCGTTGTCGTCTTGAGGTGATCAGGCTGCGATGAACTCGTTCCAGCGGCGGACCATGTAGCGGTCTTCGTCCATCACGGAGTTCCAGCAGGCGACCTTGCCCATGCGCTCCTGGAAGGAGCCGCCATCGCGTACCGCACCGGCCTTTTCCATGATCTTGCCATCGGGAGCGATGATGTCGCCCTGCGCGGCCTTGCCCTCGACCCAGTAGCCCCACTCGTCCGCAGTCATGTGTTCCTTGGCCGTATCCATGGCGGCAGAGTAGTAACCCTGACGGTTGAGGTACGCGCCGACCCAGCCGGAGGTGTACCAGTTGATATATTCATAGGCAGCATCCAGCTTTGCGCCTGACAGGTGCTTGGCAAGGCCGAGACCACCGCCCCATGAACGGTAACCTTCCTTCAGCGGCTGGTATTTGCAGGCGATGCCCTTGGAACGCACGGCGGCGACGGCAGGCGACCACATGGACTGGATGACGACTTCGCCGGATGCCATGAGGTTGACGCTCTCGTCGAAGCTCTTCCAGAAGGCGCGGAACTGGCCGTCCTTTTTGGCCTTGATCAGGAAGTCGATCGTCTTGTCGATCTCCTCCTTGGTCATGTTGCCCTTGTCGGCATATTTGACGTTGCCCATGGCTTCCATGATCATTGCAGCATCCATTATGCCAATGGACGGAATGTTGAGGATCGATGCCTTGCCCTTGAACGCGGGGTCCATGATATCGGCCCAGCTGGTGATCTCACGTCCGACGAGGTCCGGGCGAATGCCGAGCGTATCGGCGTTGTAGATCGTCGGGACCATGGTGAAATAGTCTGTTTCGCCCTTGGCGAATTTCTTGTCGCCCGGCTTTTCCACGAAACCAACGGTGTGCGGTGCCGTACCCTGAGCAATGACGCTGTCAGGCGTCAGCTTGCCGTTTTTGAACAGCGGTACGATCTTGTCGTAATATTTCAGCTTCTTGATTTCCATCGGCTGGATCACGCCTGCCGGATAGACCTTCTTGAGAATCCAGTATTCGATGTCGGCGATGTCGTAGGAGTTCGGCTGGGTTACGGCGCGCTGTGCAGCGGCATCCGAATCCGTTGCCGTCATTTCCAGCGTGATGCCGAGGTCCGCCTTGCACTTTTCAGCGATCGCGTTGAGGTTCGATACGCCGGTGCCAAACTGACGCAGTGTAATCGGGTTCTGTGCCCAGATGGTCGGGAAGCCGGTGATGAGGCCGGAGCCGATGGCGGCACCGGTTGCTGCCGCGCCTGCCTTGAGAAGGCCACGACGGGACAGACCTTTTTTAATGCTGGATCGAGTGGTCATGAAAATTCTCCTCTGGTTGGTTTTTGTGGTTATTTTTCTATCCGTCCGAGCACGATGGCATCGGCCGCATTCCATGAAAGCGGTATGGCCTCCCCGACCTTGACGGGTTTCTCGAAGAAGGCGACATCGCTTAAAGTCACGTTGAAGTCCTCGAAACCGGCACCCGCGACGACGATCTTCACGCTGGCGCCATGATATTCGACGTTGGAGACGATGCCGGTGAAGCCAAGACCAGACACATCCGTTTCGCCAACACGAACGCGGTCCGTTCTGATGGCGATATCGACCGGGCCGCTATCCGGGGCATTGCCCGTGGCTATGAACGATCCGCCACCCGTGACATCCATCGTCAGGGTGTCGCCCACCGTCTCTCTGACGCGACCGGAAATGACGTTGTGGTTGCCCATGAAGCGGGCAACGAAGCCGGTCGCGGGTCGCTCGAACACCTCGCGCGGGGTTGCTGCTTGCTCGATGCGACCGTCATTCATGATGACGATGATATCGGCCAGCGCCATCGCCTCTTCCTGGCTGTGGGTGACGTGTACAAAGGTAATGCCGAGCGATGTTTGCAGCTTCTTGAGCTCCGCCCGCATGCGAATTTTGAGAAATGGATCGAGAGCCGAGAGCGGCTCATCGAGGAGTAGCGCCTCAGGATCGGTGATCAGCGCCCGTGCCAGCGCCACACGCTGCTGCTGGCCACCGGAAAGCTGGGCCGGTTTGCGATCGGCATAGGGGTCGAGCTGCATCAGTTGCAGCATTTCCATCGCCTTTGCGCGCCGCGCCTCCTTGTCGACCCCCTTCATCTTGAGGCTGAAAGCGACGTTGTCGATGAGGTCAAGATGGGGGAACAGCGCATAGGACTGGAACATCATCGCCGTGCCGCGCTTGGCGGGTGGAAAATCCGTGACCACCGTATTGCCTAGTCTGACATCACCGCTCGAGATGGTCTCATGCCCGGCAATCATGCGCAAAGTCGAGGTCTTACCGCAGCCGGAGGGGCCGAGCAGGCAGCAATAGCTACCCGCAGGAATTTTAAGGCTGATCGCATGCACAGCCGTCGTCGTGCCGTAGACTTTCGAAACGGAAGCGATGTCGATTTCGGCGGCTTTGCTCATGCGGGTTCCCCTGACTGTCCGCATATTCTCTGCATACGCCGTGCCAGTTCGATGAGCGCCCGATAAGCTCATAAAATTAAAGGATATTTTGTCCGGCTGGAAAAAAGAAGAAGTTGACGGCTGTCTGTTGTGCCCAAAAAATATGCGATTGTTTTCGATGTTGCATAAGGATTGTATTCAATCCGACGCCTACCGTGCAGACGTTTTTTGTTTTCAGTTTTGCTGCTTCGATGTAAAAGGCAAGGGGAATACGGATGCTGCCATGACCATTGCCCATATCACGCCCGAACTGGATGCCTCGCAGGAAGACCGTGCCCAGGCTATTCGCGATACGTTGCGAGATGCAATCGTGGACAGGCGGCTTACCCCCGGTACAAAACTGTCCGAGGCGGAAGTCGGCACGTTGTTCGATGTCAGTCGTACCGTCGTGCGCGCCGCCTTGCAGATGCTGGCCTTCGAAGGACTGGTCAAAACAGAGCGCAACCGCGGCGCTTTCGTTTCAAACCCCACGCCGGAAGAGGCGCGGCAGGTTTTTTCGTCGCGCAGGTTGATCGAACCGGGGATCGTCAATGCCGCCATCGAGCGCCTGACGCCTGCAATTATTGCTGACATCCGTGCGCATCTGGAAGAAGAAACCCGCCACCAGCACGCGCGAGGCCCCAGCGCCAGACGGGCGGAAATCAAGGCGTCGGGAGATTTCCACCTGATGCTGGCATCGGTCGCGGGCAACGCCATTCTCGAAAAATTCATGGCGGAACTGGTCGCCCGCTCGTCGCTCGTCATCGCGCTCTATGGTCGCTCGGGTGTTTCAAGCTGCGGACATGGTGACCACGCCTCCATACTTGATGCTTTGGAGGCGGGTGATGTTGAGAAGGCGAGAACGTTGATGCTGCACC is a window of Agrobacterium vaccinii DNA encoding:
- a CDS encoding dicarboxylate/amino acid:cation symporter, which gives rise to MIDSTAVASSHVKLPFYRHLYFQVIVAIIAGIALGHFNPQLGEQLKPLGDGFIRLVKMIIAPVIFLTVATGIAGMNDMKKVGRVAGKAMIYFLTFSTLALIIGLIVANVVQPGAGMNIDPATLDGSAVATYAAKAHEQSITGFLMNIIPTTIVGAFADGDILQVLFFSVLFGISLGIVGDRGKPVVDFMHALMYPIFKLVAILMKAAPIGAFGAMAFTIGKYGISSVTNLAMLIGTFYFTSILFVVVVLGAVCRYNGFSIFALIRYIKEELLLVLGTSSSEAALPGLMSKMEKAGCKRSVVGLVIPTGYSFNLDGTNIYMTLAALFIAQATGIHLSFGEQILLLLVAMLSSKGAAGITGAGFITLAATLSVVPSVPVAGMALILGIDRFMSECRALTNFVGNAVATIVVARWEGELDEAQLARVLSGEEVPVIGEVAPTTTPQPAE
- a CDS encoding sensor histidine kinase, coding for MNARFENSRFRWIAFGAMWLIIAFGAFVAADKFGRIQATKTLLATASTDGELKTALLNVALERPRVLPLVLSRDRDMIEALENGGATIEQLDRKLEDLIEGTQASVIYLTNLDGVTIASSNWRTPESFVGSNYAFRDYFKRALDTGRAEHYALGNVSRKPGLYISRRVDGPDGKALGVVIAKVEFSRLEADWNIGGRPVYIVDNNGVVLMTSIPEWRFKTVAPIAEARRKSIAESLQFGDEQLSLMPVTTLSSPGPQVAMVNVEAPRSLRGEYLRLELPVPTTEWKLHYLQPVDPTVNAAVRESRIIAAASLMPLLAISAIWLRRRQKAAEARAAAEQDRAELERRVQERTIDLTMARDRLQAEIVRHEQTAEELQSVQHELVKANRLSILGQVAAGVAHEINQPVATIRAFADNARVFLKRDRKQDADENLESIASLTERIGVITSDLKILARKGRTAAEPVSIRLVIEGAVVLLRSRFAGRMDALDIKLPEETVLVSGSRIRLEQIVINLLQNALEAVEDVEQGRVEVQTQVVGDEVVLTISDNGPGIAQDIHEQLFSPFNTSKEGGLGLGLVISRDIASDYGGRIGVETGDGGTCFSVYLKRA
- a CDS encoding sigma-54-dependent transcriptional regulator — protein: MTMSGTVYLVDDDSQLRKAMRQTLELHGIQVTPFPKAELALEALSKNFDGVVISDVRMPGMDGLQFFERLRQIDPDLPVILITGHGDVPMAVAALHDGAYDFISKPFPAERMVESARRALEKRRLIMENRALKLAAVQAEDDLPLIGQTPAMERLRNTLRHIADTDVDVLVAGETGSGKEVVATALHNWSKRRAKGNFVALNCGALPETVIESELFGHEAGAFTGAQKKRIGRIEHSSGGTLFLDEIESMPPAVQVRMLRVLEMRQVSPVGSNEERPVDIRVVAAAKVDLGDPQQRGDFRDDLYYRLNVVTLSIPPLRERRADIPLLFSHFVKKASARFGMPVPSITSTVSRHLNDHDWPGNVRELGHFAERVVLGLEATSEPAVAPVAPRDVSGTLAERMDREEENIIREVLEKHEGDVSGTIAALGIARKTFYDKLQRHNISRTDYVQKGA
- a CDS encoding BA14K family protein; this encodes MASFAAKTLLALAVSATVLAPLNSASADEWRRHDRDAALLGGVLGLAAGVAVGSALSQPRYSDERVYDEPPVRQYQTYQPSYTYSEPDDNYYYRQAPRPVYRAQPVYRAQPVYDTRPAYQPRSTYRTIEPWTNAWYDYCSQRYGSFNSRTGTYMGYDGQNHFCVAG
- a CDS encoding aspartate/glutamate racemase family protein produces the protein MRILIVNPNTTASMTATVAIAARSVAAHGTDIIATTSQMGPVSIEGYYDEVFAVPGLLAEIAKGEREGAQAAIIACFDDTGLDAARALAHIPVIGICEAAVATASFIAQKFTVVTTMERSRLPLEHLVHRYGMGHRAKVRAADIPVLSLEDPNSDALERLRFEIDAAIRNDRADAIVLGCAGMADLAAKLSEEFGVPVVDGVSAAVKHAEGLVTLGLKTAKRGAYASPVHKPYLGMMAPFAPEAIITG
- a CDS encoding ABC transporter permease, which produces MHSEKRGREFYILAFFFALFVLFLYGPLSAILILAFQGPNGGLTFPLNGVSLHWFGNLFEQQAVGDFGGSFRRSFALGIMVMLSTVLVSLLAGLAFRRKFVGATPLFYLSVASLVVPSIIISLGIGVLFQQLGLEPSWYSSAFGAHLTWTLPFGVLIMLAVFNRFSPSYEEAARDLGATSWQTFREVVLPMIAPSLIGIGLFGFTLSYDEFARTLMTAGTYNTLPLEIYGMTTNVTTPVLYALGAVTTFFSLLVIAATLGLIVYLNRRQLKV
- a CDS encoding ABC transporter permease; translation: MVTVRLIGVSEKTDKKSRSFALAPKLVAYLQAAPLALILGFFLALPILMIAIVSFWDYDFAQMYPGFVTFNYGETLGSWMTWQTYANTLKFAAIVWAITLFCGFWVAYFLAFHIRTTTMQMVLFLICTVPFLTSNIIRMISWIPVLGRNGLVNSALVNMGIVPAPVEWLLYSDFAVVLAMVHLYTLFMVTPIFNTLMRIDKSLVEAARDAGATSWQILWNVIIPLAKPGIAIGTIFVVTLVMADFSTVQVMSGGQSASVALMMKNQMSLLQYPAAAANAVILLALVLLMVAGILRVVDIRKEL
- a CDS encoding ABC transporter substrate-binding protein gives rise to the protein MTTRSSIKKGLSRRGLLKAGAAATGAAIGSGLITGFPTIWAQNPITLRQFGTGVSNLNAIAEKCKADLGITLEMTATDSDAAAQRAVTQPNSYDIADIEYWILKKVYPAGVIQPMEIKKLKYYDKIVPLFKNGKLTPDSVIAQGTAPHTVGFVEKPGDKKFAKGETDYFTMVPTIYNADTLGIRPDLVGREITSWADIMDPAFKGKASILNIPSIGIMDAAMIMEAMGNVKYADKGNMTKEEIDKTIDFLIKAKKDGQFRAFWKSFDESVNLMASGEVVIQSMWSPAVAAVRSKGIACKYQPLKEGYRSWGGGLGLAKHLSGAKLDAAYEYINWYTSGWVGAYLNRQGYYSAAMDTAKEHMTADEWGYWVEGKAAQGDIIAPDGKIMEKAGAVRDGGSFQERMGKVACWNSVMDEDRYMVRRWNEFIAA
- a CDS encoding ABC transporter ATP-binding protein, giving the protein MSKAAEIDIASVSKVYGTTTAVHAISLKIPAGSYCCLLGPSGCGKTSTLRMIAGHETISSGDVRLGNTVVTDFPPAKRGTAMMFQSYALFPHLDLIDNVAFSLKMKGVDKEARRAKAMEMLQLMQLDPYADRKPAQLSGGQQQRVALARALITDPEALLLDEPLSALDPFLKIRMRAELKKLQTSLGITFVHVTHSQEEAMALADIIVIMNDGRIEQAATPREVFERPATGFVARFMGNHNVISGRVRETVGDTLTMDVTGGGSFIATGNAPDSGPVDIAIRTDRVRVGETDVSGLGFTGIVSNVEYHGASVKIVVAGAGFEDFNVTLSDVAFFEKPVKVGEAIPLSWNAADAIVLGRIEK
- a CDS encoding GntR family transcriptional regulator; the encoded protein is MTIAHITPELDASQEDRAQAIRDTLRDAIVDRRLTPGTKLSEAEVGTLFDVSRTVVRAALQMLAFEGLVKTERNRGAFVSNPTPEEARQVFSSRRLIEPGIVNAAIERLTPAIIADIRAHLEEETRHQHARGPSARRAEIKASGDFHLMLASVAGNAILEKFMAELVARSSLVIALYGRSGVSSCGHGDHASILDALEAGDVEKARTLMLHHIDHIEADLDLRNKEGLALKDALSL